The window CATCAACACCGAGGCAACAACCAGGTCGATGATCAAAAACGGCAGGAACAACATGAAACCGATTTGGAACGCGGTCTTGAGCTCAGAGGTAATGAATGCCGGAATCAACACTGCCATAGAGACATCTTCTGGGTTCGTTACCTGCTCACCAGACATGTTCACAAAGGTCTCTAGGTCTTTGATTCGTGTCTGCTTAAGCATAAAGGCTTTCATCGGAACTTGCGCAGCATCGAACGCTTGGCGCGCCGTCACTTGCTCATTCAAATAAGGCTGAATCGCGTTGTCATTGATCTCATTCAGAACTGGCGACATTACGAAGAAGGTAAGAAAGAGCGCAATACCAATGATGACTTGGTTCGAAGGCGTTTGTTGCAGACCCATTGCCTGTCGCAAGATGGACATTACCACCACGATACGGGTGAATGAGGTCATCAAAATCACCATCGCTGGCAAGAAGCCAAGCATGGTCATCAACGCAAGAATTTGCAGCGTGACCGAGTAGTCTTCGCTGCCATCAGCATTGGTCGTCATGGTGAAAGCGGGAATGCCTCCACCATTGCCCACCGACATGCTGCGGCTTGAGCCCGACTCGCTCTCCATGGCTTTTACTGTCACGCTGTCGCCTTGAGCGAGATTAGCAGGAAGCGCGGATTCCTCTGCTTGAGCAAACGAAAGCGAAGAAAACAGTACGCCAATCAGCAACACAAAGGTGCTGAGCATCAGGCGGATTGAGTTATCCTTTGTCATGTTTTTTTATTAGTTGGCTGAACTGGCTAGCAAAAGCACCGGAAGCCAACTCTTCCTCTTTCAATGGCGTTTCAAGTTTGGCAAGCGTTTGAATAGATTGGCTAGTGATGCCCACCAAAAACTGCTCTTCACCGACTTGGACGACCGCAATTCGTTCTTTCGTACCAACGGGTAGCTGACTAACAATGCGCAGCCCTTTTTGCTGACCTAGTGCTGGCACTTGCATGCGTTTCAACATCCAAGCAAGCAGAAGAATCACGCCAATAACCAACACTAATGAGCCCAGTGTTGTCGCCAAATCTAAATTACTTGGCGCGGCAGCAAATGCATAAGGAGCACTTAGCGTTAAGCCAAGTGCTCCTGTGATTTGCTTCAATCGAGTTTTGATTGAACTGCTCATATTAACGTAGCTTTTTGATGCGTTCAGTTTGGCTGATCACGTCGGTAAGACGAATACCAAACTTATCGTTGACGACCACGACTTCGCCGTGTGCAATCAAAGTGCCGTTCACCAATACGTCGAGCGATTCACCCGCAAGGCGATCAAGTTCGACAACCGAACCTTGGTTCAACTGCAGCAGGTTACGGATGCTAATTTGTGAACGGCCCACTTCCATCGAAATGGTGACTGGGATGTCCATGATGGTGTCGAGCTTACGACGCTCATCATCCGTGATTGGGCTAGAGGTGTCTTTCAACTCTTCCAGTGGCGCTGCCAATACTTCATCAACATCAATTGAAGGTGCAGACGGGTCTTCGCCAAGAGCAGCTGCCCATTCGTCTGCTAGCTTTTGATCGTCACTTGGTTCCATTTTTCTGTCCTGTGTTAAACCTTACTTGCGCCCTATTTCTTCCTTCATGACCGTTTGTTTGAGAGTCAGAAGCGAGGCGATGGTATTGAGTAAGGGTTTTAATCGTCTTTATCGTCGTCGTGCTCAAGTTCAGACATGATGTCTTTACCCAAGAACGCTAAATCGGTTTTTACAACGTGAGGGCGTTCAATCTCTTCGGAGATTTGTACCGCCATCTTATCTTCGGAGCGACCCATCTTCACGCGGTAAGTCGGTAAATCTTCGATGAACATGGTCGCGTGCTCAGGCATCTCAATCGGGATGACATCGCCTGGTTGAAGCTCCATCAAATCGCGCAGAGAAATGTCTTTCTCCAGCAAGTTCACGCGGAAGTTAACTGGGCAATCCATGATCTCTTCACGCAGTGCAGAGCTCCAACGAACGTCGGTTTCCATCTTGTCAGACTGAACACCCGCATCGAGCAATTCACGGATCGGTTCCACCATTGAGTAAGGCATGACCACGTGGAAATCACCACCGCCGCCATCGACTTCAATGTGGAATGAGCTCACCACAATCACTTCGGTCGGGCTCACGATGTTGGCCATGCTCGGGTTTACTTCGGAGTCGAGATACTCGAATTCCACACCCATCACTGGTGACCACGCTTCTTTGTAATCTTCGAAAACAATTTTCAGCAGAAGCTGGATAATGCGACGCTCAGTTGGGGTAAATTCACGACCTTCAATTTTGGCGTGGAAACGACCATCGCCACCAAAGAAGTTCTCTACCAGAATAAACACTAAGCGTGCTTCCATGGTGATCAGCGCCGTGCCTTTTAGTGGACGGAAGCGCACCATGTTCAAACTTGTCGGTACGTACAGCGTATTTTGGTATTCACCAAACTTCATCATCTGTACGCCGTTAATCGACACCTCAGCGGTTTTACGCAACATGTTAAACAGGCTGATTCGCATGTGTCGGGCAAAGCGCTCGTTGATAAGTTCGAGCGTCGGCATCCGACCACGGACAATCCTGTCTTGAGACGAGAAGTCGAAACTGACGGCACTCTCGTCGCCGGCATCCATGGGTTCATCAACGTCATCAACGTCGTCAACCCCGTGCAGTAGCGCATCAATCTCGTCTTGGCTTAATAGATCGGTCACGTTATACCTATTGAATTACAAAATCTGTAAACAGTACTTTTTCAATCACTGGCTTACCCACCGCAGCATTCAACGCCGCTTTGATGTCATCAGAAGCACGGTCTCGCAATTCAACACGACCGGTTGGTGAACGCAGTTGCTCTACCGTCGCAGAAGCAAACGTCGATAGCAGTGAGCTTTCAATCAGTGGAGAGTGATAACGAGCTAGTTGCTCATTCTCACTGCCGCGCACCATCAGCTGGGCTTTGATTTGTACTAGTCTGTCACGACGGTCACCCGTCACATTAAAAATAAACGGTTGTGCGATGTTCACATACGCGATTGGCGCGGCTGCCGTTTGCACTTGTGTTTGCTCCGCTTGTGCGGCTTGCGCAGGTTCATCAGACCCCATCAAAAAGAAGGCTGCTGCACCACCACCGAGGAGCAAAACCACCACTGCGATAATGATGATCAGTAACTTACTTTTTCCTTTTGGTGCATCTGCACCTTGTAGCTGTTCTTCTGCCATTACTGTCTCTTATTGTTCTGTTTTTAGGCCGCTATCTTATGCGTAAAAACTAATTCCATCACGCTTTGAAACCACATTCAAATCAAGATTCGTGTCGGCATCAAAGTTTTCATCTGACTGACCAGAAAATCCACGACCTTGAGAGCCTTGACCGTTTTGTTCCGCATTCGCGTAACCACTTTGTTGCTGACCACTACTCTGTTGTTGAACCGAAGAATCTGCCAATTGCATGCCTTGCTGAGCCAACATCTCTCTCAGGCGAGGTAAGGTTTGTTCAATCAAGTCACGCGCTTGTGGGTTTGCCACCGTAAAATGAACATTAGCGAGATCGTTGTTCATTGTCATGCGGATCTGCATACGACCAAGTTCTGGCGGATCAAGACGGATATCGAGGTTCTTTAAGTTCTTCGACATCATCATTTGTACTTTCTCAGCCACTTGGTCATTGGCCAGTTCTTTGGTTAGTTGAAACGGTAACTGTGCTTGCTGGGCAGCATCGACACGAGCTTGTTGCTGAGCTGTCACGCCTTGTTGACCCGCAGCCGCTTGAATTTGTCCCGCCAAACCATGTTGTGGGTCAGGCTTATCTTGCTTATTCGTTGCACCTTTCAATGCGCCTGCAGCAAGTCCAGCATTCATCACTTTCTTACTCAGCTCTGCACTAGAAGCCGCCTGCGCTGATGTGTTTAAATTCGCTGCCACTAGTGCTTCTGGCATTGCAGATAACGCTGCTTTGTCAGCATTTGGGGATGCTGCTACCTGCGCACTCGCTTGAGCTGCAGCGTGCTTCATGTCCTGCGTGACTAGCTGATGAGCCTGTTGGGCGGCCACTGTTGAAGCGGCGACACGAGTTTGGTTATGGGCAGCTTGATGCTCTGCCATCGCAACTTTGACATCACTTGGTAAAGCTACGAATTGCGCTAATTCTTGTACCGGAATATCAGCCACCAGCTCACCCGTTTTTAGCCCTTCAATCACATCAAGTTCTTGCTGAGACAGTGGCTTTCCTTGAGCAAGTTTAGTGTCGATGACTTGCAGCTCATCCAGTGAGATACGCTGTACGTCCGCAACCTCGGTATTCGTTGTCTGTGCATCTGCTGGCAATACAGATTGTAGCGCTTCAGTTCCCGCTAACACCTGGGCGACTTGAGAGCTTGGTGAATTCCAGTCAATTTGTGTAGAAGCAGTACTCTGCGCCACGTTGCTTGTTTGTGCATTTGGTGAAACCTCTACCGCTGTTGCAATAGGTTTACCATTTGCATCCAATGTTACTTTTTCTGCAGCACGGATTGGTAAAACATCACCTTGCTCGACAGATTTCACCGAGGTTGATACCGCTTGTTGATCTGAAGTAACCACATGGTCTTTGACTTGTTGAGAGGCACCTTGGGTTTGGGCTGCCTCTGGTGGCAATGCTTTGCCGCTATCAACCAATTGCTCATTAGGCTTAAGCGTTTGGTTTGCTTGCTCTATGCGACCCAATAACTGCTGTCCCTCTCCCATTGCACTTTTTACTTGAGAATCGGAGGCTTGATCAGCGACATCAGCTTTACTCACTTTCGTTTCACTTGGGCTTGTGTCGTCTGATGAATTTGATGCCTTAACATTGCTAGAAGAAGCGGCATTTTCTGAGGATTCAACAGAACTATTCGTCGCTTGTTTCCCTTCCCCTTGAGCAAGCAACTCATCGGTTGATTCTGTCGAGGTCGCATTGCCTGTATCTTGCGCGACTTTTTCTTGGCTCTCACCTTGTGAGTTCTGGGATACCACCTTCCCAGCCTCCTCCGAAGTTTCTGCAGCAGCGTCTGGTGTATCAGATTTTGCGACCGCTTTTTCGGCTTTTTGTGAATCAGTGAATACCCCGGCTAAGGTTTCAAAAAAACCTTTGCTTTCAGGGTTTTCTGCATCAACTTTATTTGAAGAATCGGAAACCGACGCCTTATTGGTTGCAGAAACATTGGATAAATTCACATTCATATAGAAACTCTCGTCATCGGCAGCGTTGAGCAAGCCGCTGTCGGATTGCACATGGGCGGCAAACTTAGGTCAAAAGACCCGATACTGACGGATAAATTGCAAAAATCACGCCAACGCTCAGCGTGGATTTTCTGACGGTACGAATCAGGGATACTGATGGAACAAAGATCAAACTTGCAGCAGACACAAAGGCCTTTGCAATTTGACTGGCGGTTCGTTAGAAAGTAAACAGAGACCTTGCTCAATCAATAAGGAATCGCTTTGAAAGTCACAGAACTCCGCCAATATAAAATTAAAACTGGCAAAACTGAACAATGGTTAACGTGGATGAAAGACGAGTTGCTGCCCTACCAACGCTCCAAAGGCATGCGTGTCCTAAACACCTATGTTCACACTGGTGAAGATGGGCATGATTACTTTGTCTGGTTACGTGAGTTCGACAGTGAACAAGCGCGACAAACGATATACGCAGAGACTTACAATGAGTGGTGGATTAGCGTGATTCGACCAAAAGTGTTTGAGTTGATAGAGCAAGACTCCGTCAAAGTAACCTTGCTTGAATCAGTAGAGATGTAACCAGCAGCACTAACGCAATATAACGATGAGAAATGCTTAGAAACGTTGCGGTTTTCGGCTGTAAAGCAAGGTAGAAAACTCATCCATTTGTTTTTGTTCACGCTTCGCTTCCGCCATTTGCTTTTCTTTCTCGCGCTTTTCAATCATCCACTCGTAAGACATCCGTTCTTTACGCATGTTTAACCAGTAATCTTGGCAGTTCACCACCTGCTCTTTAAAGTGGTTTTCTGCCTGTTTTTGCTTGGAAAGCGTTTCATCGAGCTGAGTTAAAAAGCGGTTTAAGTGGCCGTATTGGCTTGCGGTGAGTCCCGCCATACCGCGGTCTACCAACTGCTGACAGTAATCTAAGCGGTACTTTTCAATTTGCTCTACTTGGCGGTAGTAATCATCTAGCTCTGAGCGTGCTTTGTTGAGCGCCAACACCGCTTGGTCTTCGCGTTCTTTTGCTTGCTCGAGTAGGAATTCCATCGCGTTATTCATACACTATTACCCA is drawn from Vibrio campbellii CAIM 519 = NBRC 15631 = ATCC 25920 and contains these coding sequences:
- the fliP gene encoding flagellar type III secretion system pore protein FliP (The bacterial flagellar biogenesis protein FliP forms a type III secretion system (T3SS)-type pore required for flagellar assembly.) gives rise to the protein MTKDNSIRLMLSTFVLLIGVLFSSLSFAQAEESALPANLAQGDSVTVKAMESESGSSRSMSVGNGGGIPAFTMTTNADGSEDYSVTLQILALMTMLGFLPAMVILMTSFTRIVVVMSILRQAMGLQQTPSNQVIIGIALFLTFFVMSPVLNEINDNAIQPYLNEQVTARQAFDAAQVPMKAFMLKQTRIKDLETFVNMSGEQVTNPEDVSMAVLIPAFITSELKTAFQIGFMLFLPFLIIDLVVASVLMAMGMMMLSPMIVSLPFKLMLFVLVDGWNLILSTLAGSFAL
- the fliO gene encoding flagellar biosynthetic protein FliO: MSSSIKTRLKQITGALGLTLSAPYAFAAAPSNLDLATTLGSLVLVIGVILLLAWMLKRMQVPALGQQKGLRIVSQLPVGTKERIAVVQVGEEQFLVGITSQSIQTLAKLETPLKEEELASGAFASQFSQLIKKHDKG
- the fliN gene encoding flagellar motor switch protein FliN, with translation MEPSDDQKLADEWAAALGEDPSAPSIDVDEVLAAPLEELKDTSSPITDDERRKLDTIMDIPVTISMEVGRSQISIRNLLQLNQGSVVELDRLAGESLDVLVNGTLIAHGEVVVVNDKFGIRLTDVISQTERIKKLR
- the fliM gene encoding flagellar motor switch protein FliM, encoding MTDLLSQDEIDALLHGVDDVDDVDEPMDAGDESAVSFDFSSQDRIVRGRMPTLELINERFARHMRISLFNMLRKTAEVSINGVQMMKFGEYQNTLYVPTSLNMVRFRPLKGTALITMEARLVFILVENFFGGDGRFHAKIEGREFTPTERRIIQLLLKIVFEDYKEAWSPVMGVEFEYLDSEVNPSMANIVSPTEVIVVSSFHIEVDGGGGDFHVVMPYSMVEPIRELLDAGVQSDKMETDVRWSSALREEIMDCPVNFRVNLLEKDISLRDLMELQPGDVIPIEMPEHATMFIEDLPTYRVKMGRSEDKMAVQISEEIERPHVVKTDLAFLGKDIMSELEHDDDKDD
- the fliL gene encoding flagellar basal body-associated protein FliL, which gives rise to MAEEQLQGADAPKGKSKLLIIIIAVVVLLLGGGAAAFFLMGSDEPAQAAQAEQTQVQTAAAPIAYVNIAQPFIFNVTGDRRDRLVQIKAQLMVRGSENEQLARYHSPLIESSLLSTFASATVEQLRSPTGRVELRDRASDDIKAALNAAVGKPVIEKVLFTDFVIQ
- a CDS encoding flagellar hook-length control protein FliK — encoded protein: MNVNLSNVSATNKASVSDSSNKVDAENPESKGFFETLAGVFTDSQKAEKAVAKSDTPDAAAETSEEAGKVVSQNSQGESQEKVAQDTGNATSTESTDELLAQGEGKQATNSSVESSENAASSSNVKASNSSDDTSPSETKVSKADVADQASDSQVKSAMGEGQQLLGRIEQANQTLKPNEQLVDSGKALPPEAAQTQGASQQVKDHVVTSDQQAVSTSVKSVEQGDVLPIRAAEKVTLDANGKPIATAVEVSPNAQTSNVAQSTASTQIDWNSPSSQVAQVLAGTEALQSVLPADAQTTNTEVADVQRISLDELQVIDTKLAQGKPLSQQELDVIEGLKTGELVADIPVQELAQFVALPSDVKVAMAEHQAAHNQTRVAASTVAAQQAHQLVTQDMKHAAAQASAQVAASPNADKAALSAMPEALVAANLNTSAQAASSAELSKKVMNAGLAAGALKGATNKQDKPDPQHGLAGQIQAAAGQQGVTAQQQARVDAAQQAQLPFQLTKELANDQVAEKVQMMMSKNLKNLDIRLDPPELGRMQIRMTMNNDLANVHFTVANPQARDLIEQTLPRLREMLAQQGMQLADSSVQQQSSGQQQSGYANAEQNGQGSQGRGFSGQSDENFDADTNLDLNVVSKRDGISFYA
- a CDS encoding NIPSNAP family protein — its product is MKVTELRQYKIKTGKTEQWLTWMKDELLPYQRSKGMRVLNTYVHTGEDGHDYFVWLREFDSEQARQTIYAETYNEWWISVIRPKVFELIEQDSVKVTLLESVEM
- the fliJ gene encoding flagellar export protein FliJ, whose protein sequence is MNNAMEFLLEQAKEREDQAVLALNKARSELDDYYRQVEQIEKYRLDYCQQLVDRGMAGLTASQYGHLNRFLTQLDETLSKQKQAENHFKEQVVNCQDYWLNMRKERMSYEWMIEKREKEKQMAEAKREQKQMDEFSTLLYSRKPQRF